The nucleotide sequence GATGACGGACCCGTGTGTTTGTGTGCGCATTAAATAATTTGGAAGAGAGTAAATGAGAGAAAGCGAAACAACCCAATTAAAATATGACACGTGTTACCTGTTGACCGTCACAtgacttgttttattttatgtgggttaaattaaacaaatcatAAGTTATGAGGTCAGGTGTATAAATATGACAGATTAAAGGGGTAAAATATTAAGAGTAGGTTTCTTATAGTGATTGACGGAATTACCCATTGCCCTGAACCCATTTAGACACAGACTTCTCTTGATCGATTTTGATCGGAGAAGGTCGAAAAAGCTTTCGAAGATCCGTCAAATGGGGAGCTATGTGGAGCAAGCTCGTGAGAATCACGTCAAGAAGAAGGTCGAAGAAGGTAATTTAACAATGTTCgcgacttcttcttcatcgctaGCTAtgttctaaaccctaaacccccaaaaaaaattgggattTGATTGCTTCCGAAATGGTCTATGATCGATACTCTCTAAGCATGGTTTGAATTGAGCTCACTTGGTCCACTTTGAATTAACCCACTTTATGCATCTGATACTGGTTTGATCTAGTAGCTAGCAGCTCTCATAGACTGTGTTGAATTGCTTCTATGTTTATCTCCTAGATTGAGCTTAAAGATGTTTCGTGGTGATAGAAggttgtttgattgattatgttataCTTTGTTATTAATAGCGCTGCGTAGCAAGATGAAGGCAAAGGCATTGATGGAATGTGATCAGTACGTCTCAAAGTATGCTGAATGCGCTACAGGAAGAACGTTTTCTGTGGTGTGGACATGTCGTAAGCAAGCTAAAGAGCTCAACACTTGCCTCCATCAATTGTATCTTCTCACCTCTTAATGCTTCTCCTTCTATTGAACATGTCATCTTGTATTCACTTGTTAGATTTGTAGATTTGTTGTGTATGTGAGCatctgattttgattgtttttttttcttcttaaaatacCCTTCTCTGGTATGGTGAAATGAGACAACTTGTGGCTAGGATATGCATAATGTAATCATGAAGTACCATTGCTAAGGAGTATATATGTAACCGAATATAAGCTTATAGAATAAAAGGGGATGATNtccaaaaaaaaaaaaaaaaaaaaaaaagaaggggaTGATTCTTTGTTACTGCTATTAAAGAGATGCAAAAAACTATGTTCCATATCCGTGTAGCACAGCCAGTATGGAGTTTTTTCTTGGTTCACAGGTTATTTTTTGTGTGACTTGGTAGTATAGGGCCGATGCTTAAATGTTGTCTAACCATGAAACGTTATTTGTTGATTCTGCAGCACCAATGACAATGTTTTGGAGGAAATGAAGAGAGAGTATATGCATCAAGAAGAGGGTAAAGTCTCAGCCTCGGCCATATAAAATTTTTGTCGAACAAAAGATTTTACTCCGACCATATAATTCTGTCCCTTTGTTTTCTGGTCAATATGGATAAACAGATCCTTTTATAACTAAACtgtggctttttttttcttttaataaggGTGTTTCTACTTTTTAAGTAATAGATTTgtattttgatccaaaaaaaaggaatagaTTTGTtgtatttccattttttctcAGTTCGCAAAATACACTAAATCTAGATATCAGATTCAAAGCTGTTTCACATAGTTTAAAAAACATAGGTTTCACAACATTCAGGATTTAataaaccaacaaacaaaaatttgaggTGCTTAGAAAGAAGAAAGCGAGTTAAAAGCAAAGGACTTCAAGCAGTAGGCTTCCTCATATTTCTTCCTGCACGAATCACTTCGTCCACCAAAAGCAATTGCGACGCAATTACTGGCctgcaacacaaacaaacaaacagccTGTTATTGATATGGCTTCAACAGAAACTCAAAACTTTATTAGAATTGGCTGGTTGTTTCGAACATTACCCTGCATTGATAAGTTGGCGTTTCACCGAGTAATTGTCGAAAATACCAGCAAGCTGCGGGTCAATTGGTTCACCATCCATCAGGTTCAGTCCCACGACGTTCCCTTTGTCATGCTCGCTCTGTATAAGAGCATCACAATGAGCAATTATAAAATCTCTATTATGTACAAAATTGATATCAGTTTTTAGAAGATGAATGCATACCGTTAGAGAAATGATCACGTCTTGGGTATCAAGACCTGCATTTTCTGCAAGTGTCTTAGGCACCACGAGAAGGGCATTAGCAAAAGCTTCAACGCCAAGTTGGGCACGCTGCAATGATCATTATAGTATTAGTAATTTAGAATCTTTGAGATGCAATTATCAATAGAGTTCGAGTGAAATCAATTTACCCCTTGAACGGTTTTCTTGACTTCATTAATTAAGTGTTGCCTTGCTGCAACTTCAAAAGCTCCTGCTCCCTACAGAAAGATGCAACCGCACATCAACATACcacaaaacatatacaatagGTAGCCTACCCATGGTTTTATTCATGAATTAACCATCTCTTTGACGTTGGAGAGAAACACAGAGCAAGGTTAACAAAATACTTCAAGATATTGTAAGGTACTTACTAACACAACACACTCGTCTTCTATGGTGTTCTTAACCGATCTTAGACCATCACGAACAGCGTCCTTAATTTGGGCAATAGTGTGATCATTAGGCCCTAGAAACCCAAGAAATCATGAATGAACaccaaaactaataaaagaatatatgaaaCTTCAAAACTTAATGAAGCCATAGAAGTCGGCGTAATACCTTTTATGAGGATGGTACATGAATTAGGATTCCTCACTTGCTCCACAAAGGTGTACTTTTCCTCCCCAAGAACGTGCTCATAGACAAGTCCAGCCCATCCAAGAGACTCAGGGGTCAAGTCGTCAACAGAATTTACAGCTTCTCCACCACAGGCCAAAACTAACCGTTCCATATTCCTCCTCTTTGCTCTTCTAAGAGCAACAATCTGGACACATAAGGAAAGGCAATTAGATTCAACAGCCTCTATACAAGAGAAATTAGGTACAAAAGAAGAGACAAGCTCAGTCAGTGGCCCAGAAGGCCAGAACCAAAACCAGTTCTGCCAATCGTCTCCATGGATTATTGTATATCGAAGGAACTACTCTTTGAACACTATTATCAATTTCAATTCACTTAACAACAGATTCTTTCTTAGCATTCTTCTTATTGTTTCTATTTATCGGATAAAAACAGTGTCAGCTATTTATTAAATTGGTGTCGAAGCAAGTAAATACAGAAGTAGCTTACCCCTTCTCTAGCAAGAAGATCCAGTGATGGTGGGTCAATACCCTTTTGATTTATGATAACAAAGTTGTCATTCTCACCACACACCTGTATGAGAAACAAaacttgtattattattttttacgaTGTTAATAAAATACAGTTGGGAGAAATGGTCTCAGTCCCACCTTTTTCTTCAGCTCAATTATTTTCTTCACTCTTTCATCAACAGATCGCCTCTCTGCGGTAACCATGGCTTCCCTCTGCTCCGCATTAGAGTAGAAAAATCCTGCATTAATTTCACTGATAGATAAAGAAATATTAGTCTACATCACCAAAAACATACatactattattttctcttcACTGAATTGACCAAAGAATTATATTACACACCTCTTCTCATACTCCAATGACACATTGCAAGTTAAGATGTGGCAGTTTTCTGCGCGTCTTTTCATGTCAGG is from Camelina sativa cultivar DH55 chromosome 20, Cs, whole genome shotgun sequence and encodes:
- the LOC104769859 gene encoding COX assembly mitochondrial protein 2, which produces MGSYVEQARENHVKKKVEEALRSKMKAKALMECDQYVSKYAECATGRTFSVVWTCRKQAKELNTCLHQFTNDNVLEEMKREYMHQEEGKVSASAI
- the LOC104769860 gene encoding T-complex protein 1 subunit zeta 2-like gives rise to the protein MSVRVLNPNAEVLNKSAALHMTINAAKGLQDVLKSNLGPKGTIKMLVGGSGDIKLTKDGNTLLKEMQIQNPTAIMIARTAVAQDDISGDGTTSTVIFIGELMKQSERCIDEGMHPRVLVDGFEIAKRATLLFLENFKTPVVMGDEADKEILKMVARTTLRTKLYEGLADQLTDIVVNSVLCIRKPEEAIDLFMVEIMHMRHKFDVDTRLVEGLVLDHGSRHPDMKRRAENCHILTCNVSLEYEKSEINAGFFYSNAEQREAMVTAERRSVDERVKKIIELKKKVCGENDNFVIINQKGIDPPSLDLLAREGIVALRRAKRRNMERLVLACGGEAVNSVDDLTPESLGWAGLVYEHVLGEEKYTFVEQVRNPNSCTILIKGPNDHTIAQIKDAVRDGLRSVKNTIEDECVVLGAGAFEVAARQHLINEVKKTVQGRAQLGVEAFANALLVVPKTLAENAGLDTQDVIISLTSEHDKGNVVGLNLMDGEPIDPQLAGIFDNYSVKRQLINAGPVIASQLLLVDEVIRAGRNMRKPTA